In the Cylindrospermopsis raciborskii Cr2010 genome, AAAAATTATTGATCAACTCCCCATTTTCGCCAATTCTCCGGTAGTAATTACTAGCAATACTAGGGAGAATTTGCCGATTAAAAAATTCAATTTCTTCTACCCATCGTCCCTGGGATAAATATTCCGGACTCCAGAAAATTGTAAAAGCGCTCTTTGATGACTCCTGACCTACTCTTTCCCGCATGCGGTTTTTAATTTTTTCTAGGGTTCCACTTTTCCCAGATCCCGCAAAGGGGTTACTATCAATCATATCCATGCTCATACGGCGAATTTCTGCCAGTTTAGTTTTTACAGCAGGGGAACCTAAACCACTTTCACTCACCTGGACTTGTAAACTGGCTATATTATTTAAATAGTTTACCGTATCTCGATGAGGTTCAATACCTTTAATTGGATCATAAATACGACTAAGTTGGGGCAAATTGCGAAAGTAAAAATCTCGCCAAGGTACGTAACTCCAGTCAAACATCACCAGACCCAAATTAAGGGTAGCAGTGATTGCCATCAACCTTTCTAACCATAGATGTTGTTTGGAAATTCTCAACTTACTCATATATAATTGGGTTGCTCACTAGAAACTAGATAGTAATCTTACATGTAGTTAAATACACAAGAATGTTATAAATCTTAAAGGTTTGTTACCTCGGGTTATCTATAGAAATTCAATCAGTCCTAATTGCATTTAATATGTCAAACTACCAGAGAAATGATCTACCAAATTTACTAGTCACCGGTGGCGCGGGATTCATCGGGTCTAACTTTGTCCTGCATGCTAGAAGGTTAGGCTATGGTAACATAATTAATCTAGATAAGCTAACTTATGCCAGTAACCTACAAAACCTGACTGAGATAGAACGGAATGAAAAATATCAAGAGGGTTATAGATTCATTCAAGGAGATATTGGTAACTCTGAGCTAGTGAGTTACCTATTAGAAGAGTATGAAGTAGATGCAGTCATAAATTTTGCAGCAGAAACACATGTTGATCGTTCTATTTTTAGTCCGGGGAATTTTATTGAAACTAATGTAGTTGGAACCTTTAAGCTTCTGGAAGCCAGTAAAACCTACTGGCAAAAACTGTCATCTAAAAAACAGGAATCCTTCCGATTTTTACATATATCCACAGATGAAGTGTATGGTTCTTTAAATGCTGAAGATACAGCTTTTCGAGAAGATAGCCAATATGCGCCTAACAGTCCCTATGCAGCATCTAAAGCATCCGCAGATCATCTTGTTCGTTCTTACCATCATACCTATGGACTACCGACCTTAACGACCAATTGTTCTAATAATTATGGACCATTACAATTTCCTGAAAAACTGATTCCCTTAATGATTATCAACGCTATAAATGGTAAGCCCCTACCCATATATGGTGATGGTCAAAACATCCGGGATTGGTTATATGTCACAGATCACTGTGATGCCATTTATCTAGTTCTGCAAGAGGGTAGAATTGGTGAAAATTATAATATTGGGGGAATGAATGAACAAACGAACTTAGTAGTTGTGAACAAGATTTGTGAGATCTTGGAAAGACTAGCGCCCAAACCCAACTGTGAATACTCATCCCTAATTACCTTTATTAAAGACCGTCCTGGTCATGACCGTCGGTATGCGATTGATTGTAGTAAAATTGCCAAAGAATTAGGTTGGCAACCCAAAGAGAACTTTGAGAGTGGATTAATCAAAACAGTGCGTTGGTATCTAGATAATGCAGCCTGGGTAGAATCTATCCTTAGTGGAGCATACCAAAACTGGATCAAACAGAACTATGAATCTCGTGAAACATCACAGTTAAAGGGGTAACAATGAAAGGAATTATTCTAGCAGGTGGTTCAGGGACAAGACTTTATCCCCTGACTCAGGTAGTTAGTAAACAGCTGATGTCTGTTTATGACAAGCCCATGATTTACTATCCTTTATCCGTACTAATGTTAGCGGGAATCAAAGAAATTTTGATTATTTCTACACCCAGAGACTTGCCACTATTTGAAAAACTGTTGAAGGATGGTAGTCAATGGGGATTAAAGTTTAGTTATGTGGAGCAACCAAAACCAGAAGGATTGGCCCAGGCTTTTATTTTGGGGAAGGACTTCATCAAAAACCAGCCCGTTTGTTTGATTTTAGGAGATAATATATTTTATGGACATGGGTTAACAGAAATTTTAACTCGTGCTGTGCAACTAGAGCATGGAGGGTTAGTATTTGGTTATAAAGTCACCCAACCAGAAAACTATGGTGTGATTGAATTTAACCATTTAGGAAAGGCAATTAGTATTGAAGAAAAACCAAAAATTCCCAAATCAAAATATGCTGTTCCTGGCATTTATTTTTATGATGATCAGGTAGTAGAAATCGCTACTAGTTTAAAACCTTCTGCGCGGGGTGAATTAGAAATTACAGATATCAATTTGACCTATCTCCGACAAGAGCAATTAAGGGTGGAAATTTTGGGACGTGGATATGCTTGGTTAGATACGGGTACCCATGATTCCTTACATAAAGCTAGTAATTTCATTTATACTTTAGAAGAAAGACAGGGGGTAAAAATTGCCTGCATTGAGGAAATTGCCTACAATCAGGGATATATTGATCGTCCCCAACTCCAGTTCTTAGTAGATTCTATGGGTAAAAGTAGTTATGGGATGTATTTGCGACGAATTTTACAAGATGAAATTACTTTTAAATAGTGTTTGTTAAACAATCAAATTTAAACAATCAAATAAACCCAAGAGAATTTTATGAAAGTAAGCAAGACAGAAATTCCAGACGTGCTACTAATTGAACCACAGGTTTTTGGTGATGAGCGAGGTTTTTTCTATGAGAGTTTTAATGAAAAGCTCTTTACAGAAAAAACGGGAATATCTCCTCACTTTGTTCAGGATAATCACTCTCGCTCTGGCAAAAATGTGCTGCGAGGGTTACACTATCAGATTCAGCAACCGCAAGGAAAATTAGTTCGTGTTGCAGCTGGTGAAGTTTTTGATATTGCTGTGGATTTAAGGAAGAGTTCCCCTACCTTTTCTCAATGGGTAGGTGTGTATTTATCATCAGCTAATAAGCATCAACTTTGGATTCCACCGGGTTTTGCCCATGGTTTTTTAGTTCTATCAGAATATGCAGATTTCTTGTATAAAACTACGGATTATTATGCACCAGAATATGACCGAGGTATTTTATGGAACGATCCAGATTTAGCTATTTCTTGGCCAATTGGGGATGAACCAATTGTTTCCTCCAAGGATAAATCTGGAAAATTATTTTTCCAAGTGGAGGTTTACCCATGAAAATTCTTTTAACTGGTATTTCTGGTCAGGTAGGTTGGGAATTACAACGCAGTTTGATGACTGTGGGGGATGTGATTTGTTTAGGGAGAAATGAATTAGACTTATCCCGATATGAAACAATTCCCTCCACAATTAGGGAGATAAAACCAGATTTAATTGTCAATCCTGCTGCTTATACTGCGGTGGATAAAGCAGAATCAGAACCAGATTTAGCTATGTCTATTAATGGTGTTGCTCCCGGTATTCTTGCTGAGGAAGCAAAAAGGTTAGGAGCTGGTATCATTCACTATTCTACCGATTATGTTTTTGATGGCCATCAAAATATTCCCCATAAGGAAAACGACCAAACCTCTCCACAAAATGTCTATGGAAAAACTAAGTTAGCAGGGGAAAAAGCTATTCAAGCTGTTGGCGTAAATCACCTGATTTTTCGTACTAGTTGGGTTTATGGTTTAAGAGGTAAGAATTTTTTATTGACTATGCAAAGATTAGCCAAAGAAAGAGAAGAAATTCGAGTGGTTGATGACCAAATTGGGTCACCTACTTGGAGCAGGATGATCGCAGAAGTAACCGCCCAAATCATTGCCCAAATTCGCGGTCAAATGGTGATTTCAGGTACTAGTTATCTGGCTGATTTTATGGCTGAGAAAGGGGGGATATATCACCTATCCTGTGGGGGAAAAACCAGTTGGTACAGTTTTGCCAAAGCTATTCTCATCGATAAATTTGCTGATGATCAATATGGTCAATACAAGTTACAAAGGTTAGTGCCAATCACTACACCAGAATACCCCACACCCGCACCCAGACCTAGTTGTTCTCTATTGGATAACCAAAAATTATTGGATACTTTTGGTTTGA is a window encoding:
- the rfbB gene encoding dTDP-glucose 4,6-dehydratase, which codes for MSNYQRNDLPNLLVTGGAGFIGSNFVLHARRLGYGNIINLDKLTYASNLQNLTEIERNEKYQEGYRFIQGDIGNSELVSYLLEEYEVDAVINFAAETHVDRSIFSPGNFIETNVVGTFKLLEASKTYWQKLSSKKQESFRFLHISTDEVYGSLNAEDTAFREDSQYAPNSPYAASKASADHLVRSYHHTYGLPTLTTNCSNNYGPLQFPEKLIPLMIINAINGKPLPIYGDGQNIRDWLYVTDHCDAIYLVLQEGRIGENYNIGGMNEQTNLVVVNKICEILERLAPKPNCEYSSLITFIKDRPGHDRRYAIDCSKIAKELGWQPKENFESGLIKTVRWYLDNAAWVESILSGAYQNWIKQNYESRETSQLKG
- the rfbA gene encoding glucose-1-phosphate thymidylyltransferase RfbA, encoding MKGIILAGGSGTRLYPLTQVVSKQLMSVYDKPMIYYPLSVLMLAGIKEILIISTPRDLPLFEKLLKDGSQWGLKFSYVEQPKPEGLAQAFILGKDFIKNQPVCLILGDNIFYGHGLTEILTRAVQLEHGGLVFGYKVTQPENYGVIEFNHLGKAISIEEKPKIPKSKYAVPGIYFYDDQVVEIATSLKPSARGELEITDINLTYLRQEQLRVEILGRGYAWLDTGTHDSLHKASNFIYTLEERQGVKIACIEEIAYNQGYIDRPQLQFLVDSMGKSSYGMYLRRILQDEITFK
- the rfbC gene encoding dTDP-4-dehydrorhamnose 3,5-epimerase; this encodes MKVSKTEIPDVLLIEPQVFGDERGFFYESFNEKLFTEKTGISPHFVQDNHSRSGKNVLRGLHYQIQQPQGKLVRVAAGEVFDIAVDLRKSSPTFSQWVGVYLSSANKHQLWIPPGFAHGFLVLSEYADFLYKTTDYYAPEYDRGILWNDPDLAISWPIGDEPIVSSKDKSGKLFFQVEVYP
- the rfbD gene encoding dTDP-4-dehydrorhamnose reductase, encoding MKILLTGISGQVGWELQRSLMTVGDVICLGRNELDLSRYETIPSTIREIKPDLIVNPAAYTAVDKAESEPDLAMSINGVAPGILAEEAKRLGAGIIHYSTDYVFDGHQNIPHKENDQTSPQNVYGKTKLAGEKAIQAVGVNHLIFRTSWVYGLRGKNFLLTMQRLAKEREEIRVVDDQIGSPTWSRMIAEVTAQIIAQIRGQMVISGTSYLADFMAEKGGIYHLSCGGKTSWYSFAKAILIDKFADDQYGQYKLQRLVPITTPEYPTPAPRPSCSLLDNQKLLDTFGLKISNWQEVLDLALDS